One genomic region from Flexistipes sp. encodes:
- a CDS encoding HAD family hydrolase, whose translation MTKLIIYDCDGVLFDSREAVLAYYDFISEKFDLPKINKNDIEQVNKAMMKTNVEIINMLTEDTNKIKDILDFANNMSFKNFLGLMKPEKNLKETLKILHDKGLKMAVFTNRGHSLHYLLEHYEIDRFFGCKITSFDVENSKPHPEGIYKILDFFNIEEKDTIYIGDSSTDYFAARESGVPFLAFNNNLYEATVISDHKDLIRYIK comes from the coding sequence TTGACAAAACTGATAATTTACGACTGTGACGGTGTGCTCTTTGACAGCAGAGAAGCTGTATTGGCCTACTATGATTTTATATCGGAAAAATTTGACCTTCCTAAAATAAACAAAAATGATATTGAGCAGGTCAATAAAGCCATGATGAAGACTAATGTGGAAATAATAAACATGCTTACTGAAGACACAAATAAGATAAAAGATATACTTGATTTTGCAAATAACATGAGTTTCAAGAATTTCTTAGGACTCATGAAACCGGAGAAAAATTTAAAAGAAACTCTGAAAATACTGCATGATAAAGGACTAAAAATGGCTGTATTTACAAACAGAGGACATTCCCTCCATTACCTCCTGGAGCATTACGAAATTGACAGATTTTTCGGCTGCAAAATCACCTCTTTTGACGTGGAAAACTCCAAACCTCATCCGGAAGGCATTTATAAGATTTTAGATTTCTTCAATATCGAAGAGAAAGATACTATTTATATAGGCGATTCCAGCACCGATTATTTTGCTGCCAGGGAATCGGGTGTTCCTTTTCTGGCCTTCAACAACAATCTATACGAAGCTACTGTAATCAGTGACCACAAAGATCTCATCCGATATATAAAATAA
- a CDS encoding PIN/TRAM domain-containing protein — protein MWLFRIIYSIIIFAVFIFFRDTLNIDIYYATTYAIGIVLAINLVETLIVDLKSMKVASGFIGGLLFLLIAYFVTSALGAFINEAFKMAFYFVFAYLGIFIGYRNYNLLENLINKMYKKQTKGKYQEIPKVIDTSTLIDGRIADIVDTDLLEGKLVIPVFVLKELQNIADSHDHLRRQKGRRGLNVLKRLQEQKHIPVEVSNEDFTDIGSVDEKLVALAKNLDGKIITTDYNLLKVAEIQNVKVLNINSLALALRQTVLPGEELAITILKEGKEHSQGVGYLEDGTMVVVEHGKNHIGEQLTVEVTSLLQTDSGRIIFSKIK, from the coding sequence ATGTGGCTTTTTAGAATTATTTACTCTATTATCATTTTTGCTGTTTTTATATTTTTTCGTGATACTCTTAACATCGATATCTATTATGCAACAACCTATGCTATTGGTATAGTTCTGGCAATTAACCTTGTGGAAACGCTAATTGTTGACCTTAAGAGTATGAAGGTGGCATCAGGTTTTATCGGGGGGCTTCTGTTTTTATTAATTGCTTATTTTGTCACATCTGCTCTTGGGGCTTTTATTAACGAAGCTTTTAAGATGGCTTTTTACTTTGTATTTGCATATCTCGGTATTTTTATTGGTTACCGTAATTATAACCTCTTGGAAAATCTGATTAATAAGATGTATAAAAAGCAAACAAAGGGAAAATATCAGGAAATTCCCAAAGTTATAGATACTTCCACTTTAATTGACGGAAGGATTGCGGATATTGTGGATACTGATCTTCTGGAAGGAAAACTTGTAATTCCTGTATTTGTACTAAAAGAGCTGCAAAATATAGCGGACTCTCACGATCATTTGAGAAGGCAGAAGGGCAGGAGAGGGCTCAATGTGCTGAAAAGACTTCAGGAGCAGAAGCATATTCCGGTGGAAGTTTCCAATGAGGATTTTACTGATATTGGTTCGGTGGATGAAAAACTCGTTGCCCTTGCTAAAAATTTGGACGGTAAAATAATAACGACGGACTATAATCTGCTGAAGGTTGCAGAAATACAAAACGTTAAAGTTTTGAACATCAACAGCCTTGCACTTGCTTTGCGGCAGACTGTTCTTCCCGGTGAGGAGCTTGCAATCACTATTCTTAAAGAAGGAAAAGAACATTCTCAGGGTGTGGGATATCTTGAAGACGGTACAATGGTTGTTGTGGAGCATGGCAAAAATCACATTGGCGAGCAGCTAACTGTTGAGGTGACAAGTCTGCTGCAAACGGACTCGGGACGTATAATATTCAGTAAAATCAAATAA
- a CDS encoding YggS family pyridoxal phosphate-dependent enzyme has translation MIAENLAEINNRIKKAAEKSPQIDKDVTLVAVSKTFPSSSIREAYRAGQKIFGENKVQEALDKIDECKDLTAAEFHMIGHLQSNKVKYIPGVFKLIHSVDRKSLVKEMHKRFYREGRKQDILVQVNLALEEQKGGVNQANLDDLLEYIFQCNSLNLRGFMLMPPFRENPEDNRYLFAKMYELFAHYKDQFERSGTEGFDTLSMGMSADFEIAVEEGSNMVRVGSKIFGKRTYNK, from the coding sequence ATGATTGCTGAAAATCTTGCTGAAATAAATAACAGAATAAAAAAAGCGGCAGAAAAGTCCCCTCAAATTGATAAAGACGTTACCCTTGTTGCAGTGAGCAAGACGTTTCCATCTTCCAGCATCAGAGAAGCATACCGCGCTGGTCAGAAAATCTTCGGCGAAAATAAAGTGCAGGAGGCACTGGATAAAATTGATGAGTGTAAAGACTTAACAGCAGCGGAATTTCACATGATCGGCCATTTGCAGAGCAATAAAGTTAAATATATTCCCGGTGTTTTTAAACTTATACATTCGGTGGACAGGAAAAGTCTGGTAAAAGAAATGCATAAAAGGTTTTATCGAGAAGGTAGAAAGCAGGATATACTGGTACAGGTGAATCTGGCTCTTGAGGAACAGAAAGGCGGCGTTAACCAGGCAAACCTGGATGATTTACTGGAATATATTTTTCAGTGCAACTCTCTGAATTTAAGGGGCTTTATGTTAATGCCTCCTTTCCGGGAAAATCCCGAAGACAATAGATATCTTTTTGCAAAAATGTATGAACTATTTGCACATTACAAAGATCAGTTTGAGAGGTCCGGCACAGAGGGTTTTGATACGTTATCAATGGGTATGAGTGCTGATTTTGAAATAGCTGTAGAAGAAGGTTCTAATATGGTCAGAGTGGGCTCGAAAATTTTTGGCAAAAGAACTTATAATAAGTGA
- the trhA gene encoding PAQR family membrane homeostasis protein TrhA — protein MIRKLREPMNGLTHFIPAVLSLAGIVILLAKALELSDPYRIVSYSVFGAGLFALYLMSTLYHWLPLSFEKIRLLRRLDHMMIFVLIAATYTPICLIPLRGGWGWSLFGTVWGLAVVGIFLKIFWMNAPRWLSTGIYLGMGWIALVALWPMINNMSLQALLLLLAGGIFYSLGAVIYALKKPVLVPNILGFHEIFHIFVALGSFMHFLVIYNI, from the coding sequence ATGATAAGAAAATTACGTGAACCCATGAACGGGCTGACCCATTTTATTCCGGCTGTGCTTTCCTTGGCAGGTATTGTGATTTTGCTTGCCAAAGCATTGGAGTTATCCGATCCGTACAGAATTGTTTCATATTCCGTATTCGGTGCAGGATTGTTTGCGCTTTACCTTATGAGTACGCTTTATCACTGGCTTCCTTTAAGTTTTGAAAAGATCAGACTGTTAAGACGTTTGGATCATATGATGATTTTTGTGCTTATAGCAGCCACATATACCCCTATATGTTTGATACCCCTTCGCGGCGGCTGGGGATGGAGCCTTTTCGGAACGGTATGGGGGCTTGCTGTTGTGGGGATTTTTCTGAAAATTTTCTGGATGAATGCTCCCAGGTGGCTGTCGACAGGCATTTATCTGGGTATGGGCTGGATAGCTCTGGTTGCCCTGTGGCCGATGATTAACAATATGTCATTACAGGCACTGCTTCTTCTACTTGCCGGCGGCATATTCTATTCTCTTGGAGCTGTAATATATGCTTTAAAAAAACCTGTTTTAGTGCCCAATATTTTAGGTTTCCATGAGATATTTCATATCTTTGTGGCTCTGGGAAGCTTTATGCACTTTTTAGTCATTTACAACATTTAA
- a CDS encoding YggT family protein yields MFLIGFIVKLYIIVLLLRTSMTRQELYFNPFGKIVASMTEPVYGALLKGKNKAQSDKLTPVLILLIVVLYAFLFWVFSGYPFMQALFVTIDDILIFLMLFYIIAIILGSMVNTYGATVYTSFFHRMGLFWVKLARTLTGIPGNIIVLPAVILVFLAYIILDSGLWMGFNLIGQGTADPVTSLMHVTENGLLSIIGILRYLTWLIIIRALMSWVSPDPSNPVVQMIHSLTDPIMRPFSRLVPPIGMIDISPIILIFVIEFLRMFLERLIGIIF; encoded by the coding sequence ATGTTTTTAATCGGTTTTATCGTAAAGCTTTATATTATTGTTTTGTTATTGCGCACCTCCATGACAAGGCAGGAATTATATTTTAATCCCTTTGGCAAAATTGTTGCTTCTATGACCGAACCGGTATACGGGGCTCTTCTGAAAGGTAAAAATAAAGCACAGTCGGATAAGCTGACTCCTGTGCTGATTTTGCTGATTGTTGTGCTCTATGCTTTTTTATTCTGGGTGTTCAGCGGTTATCCTTTTATGCAGGCACTGTTTGTGACCATTGACGATATTCTTATATTTCTGATGCTTTTCTATATTATTGCTATCATTCTTGGAAGTATGGTTAATACATACGGAGCTACAGTTTATACGTCATTTTTTCACAGAATGGGGCTTTTTTGGGTGAAACTTGCACGGACATTAACGGGAATACCCGGAAATATCATTGTTTTGCCCGCTGTTATTCTTGTGTTTTTGGCGTATATTATTTTAGATTCCGGATTGTGGATGGGTTTCAATCTGATAGGCCAGGGTACGGCAGATCCTGTTACTTCGCTGATGCATGTTACTGAAAACGGTCTGTTGTCCATAATAGGCATACTCAGATATCTTACGTGGCTTATAATTATCAGGGCTTTAATGTCATGGGTAAGTCCGGATCCCTCAAATCCTGTGGTTCAGATGATTCATTCCCTCACTGATCCCATAATGCGTCCATTCAGCAGGCTTGTTCCTCCGATAGGCATGATAGATATATCACCTATCATTTTGATTTTTGTGATTGAATTTCTCAGAATGTTTTTGGAGAGACTTATTGGTATCATTTTCTAA
- the ispD gene encoding 2-C-methyl-D-erythritol 4-phosphate cytidylyltransferase, with the protein MKKSISAIIPAGGIGKRFTVEGKKQFFRLNGRPIIYYTLAALMEAYKFDQVVIGAAPEDFPELSSICGSLNINNYLFSEKGEERSNTVYNALEYCSTDYVLIHDSVRPCIAKEVVLNIIQKVFEKDAVVCGVRPSDTVKLLEDSKISHTLEREKLLLTHTPQCFSKKLILEGLRYVFQNGLSVTDDSSAVELLGHSVEVIPSNPENIKVTKYSDIYFLKEYLSNRFVD; encoded by the coding sequence ATGAAGAAAAGCATTTCGGCAATTATTCCGGCAGGCGGTATCGGTAAGCGATTTACTGTTGAAGGAAAAAAACAGTTTTTTAGATTAAACGGCAGGCCGATAATATACTATACTCTTGCAGCTTTGATGGAAGCGTATAAATTTGACCAAGTTGTTATAGGTGCTGCACCCGAAGATTTTCCAGAGCTTTCAAGTATCTGTGGATCATTAAATATTAATAATTATCTCTTTTCTGAAAAAGGAGAGGAGAGGAGCAACACCGTTTATAATGCACTGGAATACTGCAGTACTGATTATGTGCTCATACATGATTCGGTTAGACCCTGCATTGCCAAGGAAGTGGTGCTTAATATAATTCAAAAGGTTTTTGAAAAGGATGCAGTTGTATGCGGCGTGAGGCCTTCTGATACTGTTAAGCTTTTAGAGGACAGTAAAATATCACACACACTGGAACGTGAAAAACTTTTGCTGACTCATACGCCTCAGTGTTTTTCAAAAAAATTGATACTGGAAGGGCTCCGATATGTTTTTCAAAATGGTTTGTCAGTAACGGATGATTCCTCAGCTGTGGAATTACTAGGTCATTCAGTGGAAGTTATTCCATCTAATCCGGAAAATATAAAAGTAACAAAATATTCAGATATCTATTTTCTTAAAGAATATTTAAGTAACAGATTTGTTGATTAG
- a CDS encoding NAD(P)H-dependent flavin oxidoreductase — protein sequence MLNNKLTKALGIKYPIIQGGMMWISNAELAANVSEAGGLGIITALSFDSPERLADEIDKARLITNKPLGVNLTFLPTLNPVDYDSYIDVIIEKNIKIIETAGRNPEKYINHLKNSGASIIHKCTSVKHAVKAEKIGCDFVSIDGFECAGHPGEDDVTSLILIPKTADSINIPVIASGGFADGRGLAAALSLGASGVNMGTRFMLTRESPVHENLKKHLLSLNETDTILVERSLKNTLRAINNSQAQKITKKEERNATLQEMAPLLSGKNGKKAIETGDFENALIACGQCIGLINNIPSVNDMVQSMVEESTEMIKKLNVVND from the coding sequence ATGCTAAACAATAAACTAACAAAAGCATTGGGAATTAAATATCCGATAATCCAGGGCGGCATGATGTGGATATCAAATGCAGAATTAGCAGCGAACGTTTCAGAAGCCGGCGGGCTTGGCATAATCACGGCACTCTCTTTTGACTCCCCCGAAAGACTTGCTGATGAAATAGACAAAGCCCGTCTAATAACCAATAAACCCCTGGGGGTTAATCTGACATTCTTGCCCACATTGAACCCCGTTGATTATGACAGCTATATTGACGTAATAATTGAAAAGAATATTAAAATTATAGAAACTGCCGGACGCAACCCTGAAAAATATATCAACCATTTAAAAAACAGCGGTGCTTCAATCATTCATAAATGCACATCTGTTAAGCATGCAGTAAAAGCCGAAAAAATAGGATGCGATTTCGTGAGTATAGACGGTTTTGAATGTGCAGGTCACCCCGGAGAAGATGATGTGACATCGCTTATCCTGATTCCCAAAACAGCGGACAGTATAAACATCCCGGTAATCGCCTCAGGTGGTTTTGCAGACGGACGTGGTTTGGCAGCCGCCCTCTCCCTTGGGGCATCAGGAGTAAATATGGGAACAAGGTTCATGCTTACACGCGAATCCCCTGTACATGAAAATCTGAAAAAACACCTGCTGTCATTAAACGAAACCGACACCATTCTTGTGGAACGTTCACTAAAAAATACATTAAGAGCAATAAATAACAGCCAAGCCCAGAAAATAACTAAAAAGGAAGAAAGAAACGCCACACTGCAGGAAATGGCACCCCTTTTGAGCGGTAAAAACGGTAAAAAAGCAATCGAAACCGGAGATTTTGAAAATGCTCTGATAGCCTGCGGACAATGTATAGGTCTTATTAACAACATCCCGTCTGTAAATGATATGGTGCAAAGCATGGTAGAAGAATCAACGGAAATGATTAAAAAGTTAAATGTTGTAAATGACTAA
- a CDS encoding radical SAM protein produces the protein MEKWSVIKHYRDILDSEKGAILKNARTKVALVYPNNYEIGIQNIGFQTAYRIFNSFQDVCCERFVLDFYEDNLSIENQRFLAEFDIIALSINYEEDVLNFIKFLDSQKISVFTDDRGVEHPPVIAGGALSLINPCLLYSIADVQLAGDIEPMIPDLKNIFEHYNDKKDFLCKIGALSYAVVYSKTERVKPLRKKNEDFARSCIISGKGEFAGEYLVELSSGCKYNCRFCTASYSFKPYRIFNRKKIIETVKKECRVKNLGLISAAFGDLPDIYDLLTELKMMGYNVSVSSLRIDSLDDKLLSLLKEMGVRSITIAEETASEKLKKVIAKNITPEQIYEKTEIIAKTGIENLKLYYMIGLPFEKEDDILLIVDRIKRVADIFRETQVKYYNRIGRIRISVNIFIPKPFTPFQYFEPDGKLSIKRKISLLKKGVARIPNVKFEIMSYKSAELQMILSRAGFEVKELYQEYMENGFQIKSAINQYRRYKCSKGGGININEKLDWEKLIDHNTDELLHREYEKCLKAKEE, from the coding sequence ATGGAAAAATGGAGTGTTATTAAGCACTACAGAGATATCTTAGACTCCGAAAAAGGGGCAATTTTGAAAAATGCCAGGACAAAAGTTGCCCTTGTTTATCCCAACAATTATGAAATTGGAATACAAAATATCGGGTTTCAGACAGCTTACCGTATATTCAATTCCTTTCAGGATGTTTGCTGCGAGCGGTTTGTGCTGGATTTTTATGAGGACAATCTTTCTATAGAAAATCAACGTTTTCTGGCTGAGTTTGACATAATAGCTTTAAGTATAAATTATGAAGAGGATGTTCTGAACTTCATTAAGTTTTTGGATTCCCAGAAGATTTCTGTGTTTACAGACGACAGAGGAGTCGAACATCCGCCGGTTATAGCTGGAGGAGCATTATCGCTGATAAATCCCTGTCTCCTGTATTCGATTGCTGATGTTCAGCTGGCCGGCGATATCGAACCGATGATTCCCGATTTAAAAAATATTTTTGAACACTATAATGATAAAAAGGATTTTTTATGTAAAATCGGTGCATTAAGTTATGCGGTGGTTTACAGCAAAACAGAAAGGGTTAAGCCTTTAAGAAAAAAAAATGAAGATTTTGCCCGATCCTGCATCATAAGCGGGAAGGGTGAGTTTGCCGGAGAGTATCTTGTCGAGCTTTCCAGCGGATGTAAATATAACTGCAGGTTCTGCACCGCTTCCTATTCGTTTAAACCCTATCGAATCTTTAACAGAAAAAAAATTATAGAAACTGTAAAAAAAGAATGCCGGGTAAAAAATCTCGGACTGATAAGCGCTGCTTTTGGTGATCTCCCGGATATTTATGACTTACTCACTGAATTGAAAATGATGGGTTACAATGTTTCTGTCTCTTCTCTGAGAATCGATTCCCTTGATGATAAGCTTCTTTCTCTGTTGAAAGAAATGGGTGTCAGATCTATAACAATAGCTGAAGAAACAGCCTCAGAAAAACTGAAGAAGGTTATTGCGAAAAATATAACTCCTGAGCAAATATATGAAAAAACTGAGATTATAGCAAAAACCGGAATTGAAAATTTAAAACTTTACTATATGATAGGCCTGCCTTTTGAAAAAGAAGACGACATTCTACTGATAGTTGACAGGATAAAACGTGTAGCTGACATTTTTCGTGAAACGCAGGTTAAGTATTACAATCGTATAGGAAGAATCAGAATATCAGTAAATATCTTTATTCCGAAGCCTTTTACCCCTTTTCAATATTTTGAACCGGATGGAAAATTATCCATTAAAAGAAAAATCAGTTTACTGAAAAAAGGGGTGGCACGGATTCCCAATGTGAAGTTTGAAATAATGTCATACAAGTCTGCTGAATTACAAATGATTCTCTCCAGAGCAGGTTTTGAAGTAAAAGAATTATATCAAGAATATATGGAAAATGGATTCCAGATCAAATCAGCAATAAATCAATACAGAAGATATAAATGCTCAAAAGGAGGCGGTATTAATATTAATGAAAAACTTGATTGGGAGAAACTGATCGATCATAATACAGATGAATTATTACACAGAGAGTATGAAAAATGCTTAAAAGCAAAAGAGGAATAA
- a CDS encoding HD-GYP domain-containing protein, with protein sequence MNYRILVADDENFNREIVKDALMGEEHDYEILEAGDGLAVINMLEELNPDLLLLDIGMPKMSGLEVLENIREKDVYESLPVIVITAYPEEKYHALELGANDFIAKPIEVADLRLRVKNSLKLKNYSNMLENFNKQLEEKVRERTLELKQALDKSRAAELEVIIKLGKAAEFRDLETGVHIYKMRGYSKLLAEKLGMSKDDVSLIYNASPLHDVGKVGIPDRILLKPARLTDKEFEIIKNHVEIGMEILSGHESFPLLNAAYYIIRDHHENWDGSGYPYGRKGSDIHIYGRICKIADVFDALTTKRVYKEAYSVEKAVSIMQNEMKGAFDPDILSSFVENIKDFVAIKEESENMEEDIPPILKIMSEIER encoded by the coding sequence ATGAATTATAGAATATTGGTTGCTGATGATGAAAATTTTAACAGAGAGATAGTCAAAGATGCTTTGATGGGGGAAGAGCATGATTATGAAATACTGGAAGCTGGAGACGGACTTGCCGTGATTAATATGCTTGAAGAGTTAAACCCTGATTTGCTTCTTCTGGATATCGGTATGCCTAAAATGAGCGGTCTGGAAGTACTTGAAAATATAAGAGAAAAAGATGTGTATGAATCCCTTCCTGTTATCGTAATCACTGCATATCCTGAAGAGAAATACCATGCTCTGGAGCTGGGGGCGAACGATTTTATTGCAAAACCCATTGAAGTTGCTGATTTACGACTGCGTGTAAAAAACAGCTTAAAACTTAAAAATTACAGCAATATGCTTGAGAATTTTAATAAACAGCTTGAAGAGAAGGTGCGTGAACGTACGCTGGAACTGAAACAGGCTCTTGATAAAAGCCGGGCTGCTGAGCTGGAAGTGATTATTAAACTTGGTAAAGCTGCGGAATTCAGGGATCTTGAAACCGGAGTGCATATATATAAGATGCGCGGTTATTCCAAATTGCTTGCTGAAAAGTTAGGTATGAGTAAAGATGATGTGAGTCTTATATACAATGCATCACCTTTGCACGACGTCGGAAAGGTGGGGATACCAGACCGAATCTTGCTAAAACCGGCCAGGCTTACTGACAAAGAGTTTGAGATAATTAAAAATCATGTTGAAATCGGTATGGAGATTTTAAGCGGTCATGAGTCATTCCCACTTCTCAATGCAGCGTATTACATAATAAGAGACCACCATGAAAATTGGGACGGTTCCGGCTATCCCTATGGCAGAAAGGGCTCAGATATACATATATATGGTAGAATTTGCAAGATTGCGGACGTATTTGATGCCCTGACAACAAAAAGGGTTTATAAAGAAGCCTACAGTGTTGAAAAGGCTGTGAGTATAATGCAGAATGAAATGAAAGGGGCATTTGATCCTGATATTTTAAGTAGTTTCGTTGAGAATATTAAGGATTTTGTTGCCATAAAAGAGGAATCGGAAAATATGGAAGAAGATATCCCTCCCATATTGAAAATTATGAGCGAAATCGAGCGTTGA
- a CDS encoding DUF3617 domain-containing protein, translated as MFIKIFSTAFLFFFLVTFSFAEPNMNEGKWEITTKTEIKGMPMQMPPQTYTQCIKKEDIVPNTQTQNNMSDECKILNNEVNGDTVYWEIECKSKNGDVSTGKGTVTYHGNTLEGRVDINVSGGNMGDVKMIQHMNGKRIGDCK; from the coding sequence ATGTTTATAAAAATTTTTTCTACAGCTTTTTTGTTCTTTTTTCTTGTCACTTTTTCTTTTGCCGAGCCTAATATGAATGAAGGTAAATGGGAGATTACAACTAAGACCGAAATTAAAGGGATGCCGATGCAGATGCCACCACAAACATATACGCAGTGCATTAAAAAAGAGGATATTGTACCAAATACTCAGACTCAGAATAATATGAGCGATGAGTGTAAAATTTTGAATAATGAAGTCAACGGTGACACTGTTTACTGGGAAATTGAGTGTAAGTCAAAAAATGGTGATGTTTCAACAGGCAAGGGAACCGTTACATATCATGGCAACACACTGGAGGGCAGGGTGGATATTAACGTTTCCGGCGGTAATATGGGTGATGTTAAAATGATTCAGCATATGAACGGCAAAAGGATCGGTGATTGCAAATAA
- a CDS encoding HAD family hydrolase: MFNFVIFDLDGTLVDTIDDIHESLNCTLKHFGFPLLKLDKTKSYVGDGMRKLVERAVGAANFSSEIETHFRTTYSENIVNKTKLFDGIPELLKELRNKEINSVVISNKSSALTEKIIKYFHMDKIINEWYGGDSFKTKKPSPEPVLKALEKYKIEKEHAIMIGDNHTDILSGAAADIKTCFCSYGYGSKASSKPDYYADKPKELIKIILS; the protein is encoded by the coding sequence ATGTTTAATTTTGTGATTTTTGATCTGGACGGCACACTTGTGGACACAATAGATGATATCCACGAAAGCCTGAACTGTACATTAAAACACTTCGGATTTCCGCTTTTGAAACTGGATAAGACAAAATCCTATGTGGGCGATGGAATGCGGAAACTTGTGGAAAGAGCTGTGGGTGCAGCAAACTTTAGCAGCGAAATTGAAACTCATTTCAGAACAACTTATTCAGAAAATATCGTAAATAAAACTAAACTCTTTGACGGTATACCGGAGCTTTTAAAAGAATTACGAAATAAAGAGATAAACTCCGTTGTAATTTCAAACAAATCCTCAGCTCTGACGGAAAAAATCATAAAATACTTTCACATGGACAAGATAATAAACGAGTGGTATGGCGGAGACAGTTTTAAAACAAAGAAACCATCACCGGAACCCGTGCTGAAAGCTCTGGAAAAATACAAAATTGAAAAAGAACACGCAATTATGATAGGCGACAATCACACCGATATATTGTCAGGAGCAGCAGCCGACATAAAAACCTGCTTCTGTTCTTACGGCTACGGATCAAAAGCCTCAAGCAAGCCGGATTACTATGCAGACAAACCGAAAGAACTGATCAAAATAATCTTAAGCTAA
- a CDS encoding polyphenol oxidase family protein, with translation MLKSKRGIIYYDIKTISSDIVCFTAGGRDFALSENQSLSDNYANYRVLTDVFNLPSPPFTVSQTHSANIYDFDNKDKNKAEGYDGIITSHLDLPLGILTADCFSVQLIGGNNIANLHCGWRSIYAGIINNAVDIFQGRGDKIDTAVANIGICTDCYEVSPDLVGSFIEKFQFNDIYKEKEGSCYLNLRKIIENILKFSGVNRIIHLQRCTFCNKYLYSYRRDGEKTGRLLSVIMRKS, from the coding sequence ATGCTTAAAAGCAAAAGAGGAATAATATATTACGATATAAAAACAATCAGCAGTGATATCGTGTGTTTTACTGCAGGCGGCAGGGATTTTGCATTATCAGAAAACCAAAGCCTCAGCGACAATTATGCGAATTACAGAGTTTTGACAGATGTTTTTAATCTCCCCTCTCCACCTTTTACTGTAAGTCAGACTCATTCTGCAAATATCTATGACTTTGATAACAAAGATAAAAATAAAGCGGAAGGATATGATGGCATTATTACATCTCACCTTGATCTGCCGTTGGGGATTCTTACAGCCGACTGTTTTTCCGTGCAGCTTATAGGGGGTAATAATATAGCAAATCTGCACTGCGGCTGGAGGAGTATCTATGCCGGGATAATAAACAATGCCGTTGATATTTTTCAAGGCAGAGGAGATAAAATTGATACAGCTGTTGCTAATATCGGTATCTGCACAGATTGCTATGAAGTGTCCCCTGATCTTGTTGGGAGTTTTATCGAAAAATTTCAATTCAATGATATTTACAAAGAAAAAGAAGGCAGCTGCTATCTTAACTTACGCAAGATTATTGAAAATATTCTGAAGTTTTCCGGAGTAAACCGAATTATTCATTTACAAAGGTGTACTTTTTGTAATAAATACTTATATTCTTACAGAAGGGATGGAGAAAAGACGGGAAGGCTGCTTTCCGTGATTATGAGGAAATCATGA